In the genome of Candidatus Paceibacterota bacterium, one region contains:
- a CDS encoding HIT domain-containing protein, producing MQCLFCDIANGKTDTDIVYQDDKFAVFRDIEPRAPIHLLIVPKKHMESIVEIAEKNDVETLGQILILASKIAKKFKVENGYRLQFNQGKKAGQEIDHLHLHLLGFK from the coding sequence ATGCAGTGCCTTTTTTGCGATATTGCTAACGGAAAAACAGACACAGATATCGTTTATCAAGACGATAAATTTGCAGTTTTTCGAGATATAGAACCAAGAGCGCCAATACATTTATTAATTGTTCCCAAAAAACACATGGAAAGTATTGTTGAAATTGCAGAAAAAAATGATGTAGAAACTCTTGGTCAAATTTTAATATTAGCTTCAAAAATAGCAAAAAAATTTAAGGTCGAAAATGGTTATAGACTACAATTTAATCAAGGAAAAAAAGCAGGACAAGAAATAGATCACCTGCATTTGCATCTTTTAGGATTCAAATAG
- the ftsW gene encoding putative lipid II flippase FtsW, giving the protein MAKRITSEADSKLVWALTILIILGLLMLFTASIFISKEKTSTAQNPSGSATYYFFHQILFGLIPGLILVFFLSRISLSFFRKISVLLYVFAIISLVIVFIPAFGFEAKGAASWIEIGGFTFQPSEFAKIALVIYLAAFFDRKIRENKMKKASDVLIPFIVVLAPVGLMLILQPDMGTLGIIALVSIIMLFAAGGKFSHIMLLVLMGIILVIIGTFFRPHQAQRIFTFINPEKDTLGISYQVNQSLIAIGSGGTFGVGIGNGIQKYKYLPEPMGDTIFSVWAEETGLFGCFILISLYLILGWRGFIISKRAPTKFSQLLAVGIVSWILIQAFLNIMAVTGIIPFTGLPLPFVSYGGTALMVMLGAVGILINISKQT; this is encoded by the coding sequence ATGGCAAAAAGAATAACTTCTGAAGCTGACTCAAAACTTGTGTGGGCCCTAACTATTTTAATAATTTTAGGGCTTTTGATGCTCTTTACAGCTTCAATATTCATTTCAAAAGAAAAAACAAGTACTGCCCAAAATCCCTCTGGAAGCGCAACTTATTATTTCTTCCACCAAATTTTATTCGGACTAATACCGGGATTAATTCTGGTATTTTTTTTATCAAGAATTTCTTTAAGTTTTTTTAGAAAAATATCTGTTCTTTTATATGTTTTTGCAATTATTTCTCTGGTAATTGTATTTATCCCTGCTTTTGGTTTTGAAGCAAAGGGAGCAGCAAGTTGGATAGAAATTGGTGGATTTACTTTTCAACCTTCTGAATTTGCAAAAATTGCCCTTGTAATATATCTTGCAGCTTTTTTTGACAGGAAAATCAGAGAAAATAAAATGAAAAAAGCTAGTGACGTTTTAATTCCTTTTATTGTTGTCCTTGCTCCGGTAGGGTTAATGTTAATTTTACAGCCCGACATGGGAACTCTTGGAATAATTGCTTTGGTTTCAATTATTATGCTTTTTGCGGCAGGCGGAAAATTCTCTCATATTATGCTTTTGGTTTTAATGGGGATAATTTTGGTTATAATTGGGACTTTTTTCCGTCCCCATCAAGCACAAAGAATTTTTACTTTTATCAATCCAGAAAAAGACACCCTTGGTATAAGCTACCAAGTAAACCAATCCTTAATTGCTATAGGTTCTGGCGGAACTTTTGGTGTTGGAATTGGAAACGGAATTCAAAAATATAAATACCTGCCAGAACCCATGGGAGATACAATTTTTTCAGTCTGGGCCGAAGAAACAGGACTTTTTGGATGTTTTATCCTCATTTCTCTTTACTTGATATTGGGATGGCGTGGTTTTATAATATCTAAAAGGGCTCCAACTAAATTTAGCCAACTATTAGCAGTTGGAATTGTCTCTTGGATATTAATCCAGGCATTTTTAAACATAATGGCAGTAACTGGTATAATTCCTTTCACGGGCCTTCCTTTGCCCTTTGTAAGCTATGGAGGAACTGCTCTAATGGTTATGCTCGGAGCGGTTGGAATTCTAATTAATATTTCGAAACAAACGTAA
- a CDS encoding UDP-N-acetylglucosamine--N-acetylmuramyl-(pentapeptide) pyrophosphoryl-undecaprenol N-acetylglucosamine transferase, with protein sequence MRVLFTSGNTGGHLYPILAVKRELDKCLNFLETKYGKILPKEFLTRDYLFLGGDLKGKETMLQEEDIETKKIISIKWRRYFSFQNFLDVLKTPFSFLQASFLIWSFMPDIVFSKGGPGSFAVVIASWLYRIPVVIHESDSVPGKTNKFSAPFAKKITVSFKGGNAIFKKNKVVFTGHPVRQMLTNGSKERAKEMFNLTGERKVILIMGGSQGAQQINLVFLDAFYKYIKDYEIIHICGQKNFKETNLLTSALLKKEQKKFYHLYPSLGEDKIKEAYAITDLVISRAGAGSLFEIAALKKPNIIIPLENSAGDHQQLNAQIFGEKGCGIVIEAQNISPNIVYITAKDLLEREEQTKKIINACKKFYKPDAAQKIAETIIETV encoded by the coding sequence ATGCGGGTTTTATTTACAAGCGGAAATACAGGAGGACATCTTTATCCTATATTGGCTGTAAAAAGAGAACTGGATAAGTGCTTAAATTTTCTTGAAACAAAATACGGAAAAATTCTTCCAAAAGAATTCTTAACAAGAGATTATCTTTTTTTAGGGGGCGACCTTAAAGGCAAAGAAACAATGCTCCAGGAAGAAGACATAGAAACAAAAAAAATTATATCTATAAAATGGAGAAGGTATTTTTCTTTTCAAAACTTCCTTGACGTCCTAAAAACTCCTTTCTCTTTTTTACAAGCCTCTTTTTTAATCTGGTCTTTTATGCCAGATATAGTTTTCTCAAAAGGAGGACCTGGTTCTTTTGCTGTTGTTATTGCCAGCTGGCTCTACAGAATTCCCGTTGTGATTCACGAGTCAGATAGCGTTCCTGGAAAAACAAATAAATTTTCAGCTCCTTTTGCAAAAAAAATCACTGTTTCTTTTAAAGGGGGTAATGCTATATTTAAAAAAAATAAAGTAGTCTTTACAGGGCACCCTGTAAGACAAATGTTAACTAATGGCTCAAAAGAAAGGGCAAAAGAAATGTTTAATTTAACAGGCGAGAGAAAAGTAATTTTAATTATGGGAGGAAGCCAAGGAGCACAGCAAATAAACTTGGTTTTTCTTGACGCGTTTTATAAATACATTAAAGATTATGAAATTATCCATATATGCGGGCAGAAAAATTTTAAAGAAACAAACCTTTTAACAAGTGCTTTGCTTAAAAAAGAACAGAAAAAATTCTATCATTTATATCCTTCGCTCGGGGAAGATAAAATAAAAGAGGCATACGCAATAACAGATCTTGTTATATCAAGAGCAGGGGCTGGCTCTTTATTTGAAATTGCTGCCTTAAAAAAACCAAATATTATAATCCCCCTTGAAAATTCTGCTGGAGATCACCAACAGCTTAATGCGCAAATTTTCGGGGAAAAGGGCTGTGGTATTGTAATTGAAGCGCAAAACATTTCGCCAAATATTGTCTATATAACCGCAAAAGATCTCCTTGAAAGGGAGGAACAAACAAAAAAAATTATAAATGCCTGCAAAAAATTCTATAAGCCAGATGCTGCACAAAAAATAGCAGAGACCATTATTGAAACAGTGTAA
- a CDS encoding LamG domain-containing protein: MQNHNSKFKNNNESSFTLLELLVVIAIIAILAGIVIVAVSDTRERAKESKGMQFSQNIRTTLSNELVGEWKFDNTDYIDATHVKDTSGNGNTGTLVNGPTLTQGKVREALSFNGSNHVFVADNSKNILDVVNNNITIEMWLRMNTEKGIERYILGKYVYLQSGYYIFMYSHEDLVSFGFHGGGSAHIVKTKNIEYKKWQHIVVTLNGNITSTYLNGEFQNSGSAPLVGSNDINLIIGGLTSVHRAGDKDIDEVRIYNRALTAHEIKVLYAEGKMRHLADK; the protein is encoded by the coding sequence ATGCAAAATCACAATTCAAAATTTAAAAATAATAATGAATCTTCTTTCACCCTCCTTGAGCTCCTTGTGGTTATCGCAATAATAGCAATCCTTGCGGGAATTGTAATAGTTGCAGTCTCTGACACGAGAGAAAGAGCCAAAGAATCCAAAGGAATGCAGTTTTCACAGAATATACGTACAACTCTTTCAAACGAACTTGTAGGAGAATGGAAGTTTGACAATACAGATTATATTGATGCAACCCATGTTAAAGATACAAGCGGGAATGGAAACACTGGAACATTAGTTAATGGTCCAACCCTAACACAAGGTAAGGTTAGAGAGGCCTTGAGTTTTAACGGAAGTAATCATGTATTTGTTGCTGATAATAGTAAAAACATTTTAGATGTCGTAAATAACAATATCACCATTGAAATGTGGTTAAGGATGAATACCGAAAAGGGGATTGAACGTTATATTTTAGGAAAATATGTTTATTTACAATCAGGGTACTACATCTTTATGTATTCTCACGAGGATTTAGTGAGTTTTGGCTTTCATGGTGGTGGTTCTGCACACATAGTAAAAACAAAAAATATAGAATATAAAAAATGGCAACATATTGTAGTAACTTTAAATGGCAATATAACAAGCACATATTTAAACGGAGAATTTCAAAATTCTGGCAGTGCTCCTTTAGTGGGTTCTAATGATATTAATTTAATAATAGGTGGACTAACATCTGTTCATCGAGCAGGAGATAAAGATATCGACGAAGTCCGCATCTACAACCGTGCTTTAACAGCCCATGAAATTAAAGTTTTATACGCAGAAGGAAAAATGCGTCACTTGGCAGACAAATAA
- the gltX gene encoding glutamate--tRNA ligase — translation MDSQLTLKKSHGIKVRFAPSPTGYLHLGGARTALFNYLWAKKNQGTFILRIEDTDKERSKEEFEKDIIENLKWLGIAWDEGPEIDSKQTGKEVGENGPYRQSEREKIYKKYIKKLYDDGFLYWCFCTKEELEAQKADQAARGESPKYIGGCKNIKKEEAEKLKKEGKTAVLRIKCPTKTISINDAIRGKVEFDTSLLGDFVVARDFKTPLYNLAVVIDDHEMKVNYIIRGEDHLSNTPKQAVLQESLNFQNPKYAHIPLILAKDRSKLSKRHGSFAVEDFKKEGYLAEAIVNYLALLGWNPDTEEEFFSLEDLIQNFSIEQVQKSGAVFNKEKLDNINSYYIKTSPKEDIAEKCIPFLEKAELIEKTKNGAIKEFKIKETEEIIDINFLSNVVALFQERMKKLSEIASLSDFFFKKELSYGKDLLKWKGADFVDIQKNLKECYNILEKFKEEEWNREKIEEVLMDVAEKKENRGVFLWPIRAALSGKEASPSPFEIAEVLGKEKTLERIQKSIKILNE, via the coding sequence ATGGATTCCCAGCTTACATTAAAAAAATCCCACGGAATAAAAGTCAGGTTTGCTCCTTCTCCAACAGGATACTTGCACCTTGGGGGAGCAAGAACTGCTTTATTTAATTATCTTTGGGCAAAAAAGAACCAGGGGACTTTTATTTTGCGCATAGAAGATACTGACAAAGAAAGATCAAAAGAAGAATTTGAAAAAGATATAATAGAAAACCTTAAGTGGCTTGGAATAGCCTGGGACGAAGGACCAGAAATTGACTCAAAACAAACTGGAAAAGAAGTTGGAGAAAACGGTCCCTACAGACAATCTGAAAGAGAAAAAATTTACAAAAAATATATAAAAAAACTATATGATGATGGATTTTTGTATTGGTGCTTTTGTACAAAAGAAGAACTTGAAGCGCAAAAAGCAGACCAAGCAGCAAGAGGAGAATCTCCAAAATATATTGGCGGTTGTAAAAACATTAAAAAAGAAGAAGCAGAAAAACTTAAAAAAGAAGGCAAAACAGCGGTTTTGAGAATAAAGTGTCCAACAAAAACTATTTCAATTAATGATGCTATAAGAGGAAAAGTTGAATTTGATACATCCTTGCTTGGTGACTTTGTAGTAGCCAGGGATTTTAAAACACCCCTATATAACTTGGCAGTTGTAATTGATGATCATGAAATGAAAGTTAATTACATAATCAGGGGAGAGGACCACCTTTCAAATACTCCAAAACAAGCTGTTTTGCAAGAATCATTAAATTTCCAAAATCCAAAATATGCCCATATTCCTTTAATTTTAGCAAAAGACAGATCAAAACTTTCAAAAAGACATGGGAGCTTTGCTGTAGAGGACTTTAAAAAAGAAGGATACCTTGCAGAAGCTATTGTAAACTATTTAGCGCTTCTTGGTTGGAATCCAGACACAGAAGAGGAGTTCTTTTCTTTAGAAGATTTAATCCAAAATTTCTCAATTGAACAAGTTCAAAAATCAGGAGCTGTCTTTAATAAAGAAAAATTAGACAATATAAATAGCTATTATATTAAAACCAGTCCAAAAGAAGATATTGCTGAAAAATGCATTCCTTTTTTGGAAAAAGCAGAACTTATTGAAAAAACAAAAAACGGAGCAATAAAAGAATTTAAAATAAAAGAAACTGAGGAGATTATTGATATAAATTTTCTATCAAATGTTGTAGCTTTGTTCCAGGAAAGAATGAAAAAATTATCTGAAATTGCCTCACTTTCTGATTTTTTCTTCAAAAAGGAACTTAGCTATGGAAAAGACCTTTTAAAATGGAAAGGAGCTGACTTTGTTGACATTCAAAAAAACCTGAAAGAGTGTTATAATATATTAGAAAAGTTTAAGGAAGAGGAATGGAACAGAGAGAAAATAGAAGAAGTTTTAATGGATGTGGCAGAAAAAAAAGAGAACAGGGGAGTATTTTTGTGGCCAATAAGGGCTGCCTTAAGCGGAAAAGAAGCTTCACCCTCGCCGTTTGAAATCGCAGAAGTTTTAGGAAAAGAAAAAACCCTTGAAAGAATTCAAAAATCAA